The following proteins are co-located in the Shouchella hunanensis genome:
- a CDS encoding peptide-binding protein, translating to MKKKPFYTFLATAVFATALVACNGGDTDTSTDDEGSEGGETGEVEGGNVNLAMFSPPDNLFNPIFYTSLYDAHILDITHESLVQQNEEFEFIPELAEDWEFNDDNTELTYYLREDVKWHDGEDFTADDVVFTFTAMADPDYAGAGGIRQNYVNTLTGYEEYVNGEADTFAGVEKVDEYTVKFIFDTPSVKALADTAMAILPEHVFADVEVGDMASHSASINPGEIIGTGPFQLTEALENEQYVLTANEDYYLGAPKLESITWNIVSASVAAGMLEQGELDYVPRDFPAADVATIEGNDSLTIEEQPQLGYQYLGFKVNHGPNDQLTDRDSWEPNEKLQDVEFRQAIVHAIDRQSFVDGFLRGHGEVLDAPFPEASWAYNPDAVEGLAYDPELAEQKLADAGYEDVDGDGFVEDPDGNDLVINVDYPVGNPVREQVAPVIKEQLEAVGIQVNLNTPREAPAHFDLIEQNDNDLDLFLAGWSLSSGDPDPWPINGGTAGYNYSRFYDEAQEELLEEAVDPELAFDNQEFRREKYGEWAQLYIDNAYTVPLYAESEIHVFNNRVQGLTIKPFTFKDDTHEWYLSE from the coding sequence ATGAAAAAGAAGCCGTTTTACACATTTTTAGCAACAGCCGTTTTTGCCACTGCGCTCGTCGCTTGTAATGGTGGAGATACAGATACAAGTACAGATGATGAGGGTAGCGAAGGCGGAGAGACAGGGGAAGTTGAAGGTGGAAATGTAAATTTAGCCATGTTTTCACCACCTGACAACTTATTTAACCCGATTTTTTATACGTCCTTATACGATGCTCATATATTAGACATTACCCATGAAAGCCTTGTACAGCAAAATGAAGAATTTGAATTTATTCCAGAGCTAGCAGAAGACTGGGAATTTAACGATGACAATACAGAATTAACCTACTACTTGCGTGAAGATGTGAAATGGCATGATGGAGAAGATTTTACTGCGGATGATGTGGTGTTTACCTTTACCGCTATGGCTGATCCTGATTATGCCGGAGCTGGTGGAATTAGACAAAACTATGTCAATACACTTACTGGCTATGAGGAGTATGTAAACGGTGAAGCGGATACGTTTGCTGGAGTAGAAAAAGTCGATGAATACACGGTTAAGTTTATTTTTGATACGCCTAGTGTAAAAGCATTAGCGGACACAGCTATGGCGATTCTTCCAGAGCATGTGTTTGCAGATGTGGAAGTTGGGGATATGGCTTCTCATAGCGCCTCTATTAACCCAGGTGAAATTATTGGAACAGGTCCATTTCAATTAACAGAGGCTTTAGAGAATGAGCAGTATGTATTAACAGCGAATGAAGATTATTATTTAGGTGCTCCTAAACTTGAATCGATTACATGGAATATTGTTTCAGCATCTGTAGCAGCTGGAATGCTTGAACAAGGAGAACTTGATTATGTTCCACGAGACTTCCCGGCAGCCGATGTTGCGACAATCGAAGGAAACGATTCATTAACAATTGAAGAACAACCACAACTCGGTTACCAGTATCTTGGATTTAAGGTGAACCATGGGCCAAATGATCAATTAACGGACCGTGATAGTTGGGAGCCAAATGAAAAGCTTCAAGATGTTGAGTTTAGACAAGCGATTGTGCATGCGATTGATCGTCAGTCCTTTGTTGATGGATTTTTACGTGGACATGGTGAAGTGCTAGATGCGCCGTTCCCTGAAGCATCATGGGCGTATAACCCAGATGCTGTTGAAGGGCTAGCATATGACCCAGAATTAGCAGAACAAAAACTTGCTGATGCTGGCTACGAAGATGTAGACGGTGATGGTTTTGTAGAAGATCCAGATGGGAATGATCTTGTCATTAATGTGGATTACCCAGTTGGAAACCCAGTTCGGGAACAGGTAGCGCCTGTCATCAAGGAACAATTAGAAGCAGTTGGTATTCAAGTAAACTTAAATACACCACGTGAGGCGCCAGCGCATTTTGATCTCATTGAGCAAAATGATAATGATTTAGATTTATTTTTAGCAGGCTGGTCTCTATCATCAGGTGACCCAGATCCGTGGCCAATCAATGGTGGTACGGCAGGTTATAACTATTCTCGTTTCTATGATGAAGCACAAGAAGAGCTACTAGAAGAAGCGGTTGATCCTGAATTAGCATTTGATAATCAAGAATTTAGACGAGAAAAATATGGAGAGTGGGCTCAGCTCTATATCGATAACGCATATACAGTACCACTTTACGCTGAAAGTGAAATCCATGTTTTTAACAACCGTGTCCAAGGCCTAACCATTAAGCCGTTCACGTTTAAAGACGATACTCATGAATGGTATCTTTCAGAATAA
- the pdhA gene encoding pyruvate dehydrogenase (acetyl-transferring) E1 component subunit alpha produces the protein MSTKTIDQVEEQFETFQILNEEGEVVNESEMPDLSDEQLQEIMRRMVYTRIWDQRAISLNRQGRLGFYAPTAGQEASQLGSHFALEQEDWILPGYRDIPQIVFHGLPLHQAFLWSRGHFGGSQFPDGLNIVVPQIIIGAQIIQTAGVALGLKRKKKENIAITYTGDGGASQGDFYEGINFAGAYNAPAVFIVQNNRFAISVPVEKQSAAKTIAQKAVAAGIEGIQVDGMDVLAVYKATLDARKRALAGEGPTLIETLTYRYGAHTMAGDDPTRYRTSEEDDEWAKKDPLIRFRKFLEGKKLWSEEKENEVVEQAKEDIKQAIKDADKTPKQNVTDLLGFMFENPPVNIREQLEEYTAKESK, from the coding sequence TTGAGTACAAAGACAATTGATCAAGTTGAAGAACAATTTGAGACCTTCCAGATTCTTAACGAAGAAGGAGAAGTCGTAAATGAATCAGAAATGCCTGATTTAAGCGACGAACAACTACAAGAAATTATGCGACGTATGGTTTATACGCGTATTTGGGATCAGCGTGCGATTTCCCTTAACAGACAAGGACGCTTAGGTTTCTATGCGCCGACAGCTGGACAAGAGGCATCTCAACTTGGTTCACACTTTGCTTTAGAGCAAGAAGATTGGATCTTACCAGGTTATCGTGACATTCCACAAATTGTATTCCATGGTTTACCTTTACACCAAGCGTTTCTATGGTCTCGTGGACATTTTGGTGGAAGCCAATTCCCTGATGGATTAAACATTGTTGTTCCTCAAATTATCATTGGCGCACAAATTATCCAAACAGCTGGTGTAGCTCTTGGACTTAAGCGTAAAAAGAAAGAAAACATTGCGATTACGTATACAGGTGATGGTGGAGCTTCTCAAGGTGATTTCTATGAAGGAATTAACTTTGCTGGTGCGTACAATGCACCTGCAGTATTCATCGTTCAAAACAACCGTTTTGCTATCTCTGTACCAGTTGAAAAGCAATCAGCGGCGAAAACGATTGCTCAAAAGGCTGTGGCAGCTGGAATTGAAGGCATTCAAGTTGACGGAATGGACGTATTGGCTGTTTATAAAGCAACCCTTGATGCGCGTAAACGTGCTCTAGCTGGCGAAGGTCCTACACTTATTGAAACACTTACGTACCGTTATGGTGCACATACAATGGCTGGTGATGATCCAACTCGCTACCGTACATCTGAAGAGGATGATGAATGGGCGAAAAAAGATCCACTTATTCGTTTCCGTAAATTCCTTGAAGGCAAAAAGCTTTGGAGCGAAGAGAAAGAAAACGAAGTTGTTGAACAAGCGAAAGAGGACATCAAGCAAGCAATTAAAGATGCAGATAAAACACCTAAGCAAAACGTTACAGACTTGCTAGGCTTTATGTTTGAAAACCCTCCAGTAAACATTCGTGAACAATTGGAAGAGTATACGGCAAAGGAGTCGAAGTAA
- a CDS encoding DNA-dependent RNA polymerase subunit epsilon yields the protein MIFKVFFQENHTQAPVRERTNSLYIEAESVSDVRAKLIEHPYNIEYITPLTGSFLEYEQQRDGYKVVNA from the coding sequence ATGATCTTTAAAGTGTTTTTCCAAGAAAATCATACACAGGCGCCTGTAAGAGAGCGCACAAATTCCTTATATATTGAGGCTGAAAGCGTTAGTGATGTTCGTGCTAAGTTAATCGAACACCCTTACAATATCGAATATATTACACCGCTCACGGGTTCGTTTCTAGAATATGAACAGCAACGTGACGGTTATAAGGTTGTGAATGCATAA
- a CDS encoding dihydrolipoamide acetyltransferase family protein — protein MAYKYKLPEVGEGIHEGEIVKWFVKEGDEVKEDDILLEVQNDKSVVELPSPVDGKVLEVKVDEGTTSYVGDVILVIDDGSEDDGEEENGSDESAKEEKSETASAEKTEEKASESADTESSDGARVIAMPSVRKYAREKGVTISSVKGSGKNGRVVKEDIDAFLSGDQSEETTSSADQSEEKEAKTTTSAPAASSEQREERVPLKGIRKAIAKAMVKSKQTAPHVTHLDEIDVTALVAHRKQYKQVAADQGTKLTYLPYVVKALTSAIRKYPALNASIDDEAGEIVYKKYFNIGIAADTEQGLVVPVVKDADRKSIFQLADEINELAVKARDGKLSSAEMQGGSATISNLGSASGQWFTPVINHPEVMILGIGRIEEKPVVKDGEIVVGTMLSLSISYDHRLIDGVTAQSALNQIKRLLNDPQLLLMEG, from the coding sequence GTGGCTTATAAATATAAACTGCCAGAAGTGGGCGAAGGAATCCATGAAGGCGAAATTGTAAAATGGTTTGTCAAAGAAGGCGACGAAGTTAAAGAGGATGATATTCTTCTTGAAGTGCAAAACGACAAATCTGTAGTGGAACTGCCATCGCCAGTTGATGGTAAAGTACTTGAGGTAAAAGTAGACGAAGGTACAACAAGCTATGTTGGAGACGTTATTTTAGTTATTGATGACGGTTCTGAAGATGATGGCGAGGAAGAAAACGGAAGCGATGAGTCTGCTAAAGAAGAAAAATCAGAAACTGCGTCTGCTGAGAAAACAGAAGAAAAAGCTTCTGAATCAGCTGATACAGAATCAAGCGACGGTGCTCGTGTTATTGCAATGCCATCGGTTCGTAAGTACGCACGTGAGAAAGGTGTTACCATTTCAAGCGTTAAAGGTTCAGGAAAAAATGGACGTGTTGTGAAAGAAGACATTGACGCATTCTTATCTGGTGATCAAAGTGAAGAGACAACTTCATCAGCGGATCAAAGTGAAGAAAAAGAAGCGAAAACAACAACATCTGCACCAGCAGCTTCTAGCGAACAACGAGAAGAGCGTGTACCGCTTAAAGGAATCCGTAAAGCAATTGCAAAAGCAATGGTGAAGTCGAAGCAGACAGCGCCTCACGTAACGCATCTTGATGAAATTGATGTAACAGCACTTGTTGCTCACCGTAAGCAGTACAAGCAAGTTGCAGCTGATCAAGGTACGAAATTAACGTATCTTCCTTACGTTGTAAAAGCATTAACGTCAGCGATTCGTAAGTATCCTGCATTAAATGCATCCATCGATGATGAAGCAGGCGAAATTGTTTACAAAAAGTACTTTAACATCGGAATTGCAGCAGACACAGAGCAAGGTTTAGTCGTTCCAGTTGTTAAAGACGCAGACCGTAAATCAATCTTCCAATTGGCAGATGAAATTAATGAGCTAGCAGTAAAAGCCCGTGATGGAAAGCTTTCAAGTGCGGAAATGCAAGGTGGATCAGCAACAATTTCAAACCTTGGTTCTGCAAGTGGACAATGGTTCACACCAGTAATTAACCACCCAGAAGTAATGATTCTTGGGATTGGTCGAATTGAAGAGAAGCCAGTCGTAAAAGATGGCGAAATTGTTGTGGGTACAATGTTATCACTATCAATTAGCTACGATCACCGTTTAATTGATGGTGTAACGGCACAAAGCGCTTTAAATCAAATTAAGCGATTGCTTAATGACCCACAATTACTATTGATGGAGGGGTAA
- a CDS encoding ABC transporter ATP-binding protein: MKDVLIEAKDIQMYFPIKQGVIKRTVGHIKAVDGISLKIYEGESLGIVGESGSGKSTLGRILLQLQNQTHGDVFYKGEKISGISNRKLRPFRRDMQMVFQDPYASLNPRMSIGELIEEPLLVHKTVTTKAERKKRAEELLETVGLPKQSYDKYPHEFSGGQRQRIGIARALSTKPSLIIGDEPVSALDVSIQSQVLNLMKDLQDEFKLTYIFIAHDLSVVKHISTRVAVMYLGRIVEVATKKDLYEGKLHPYTEALISAVPSTDVTQKKEKITLTGELPSPANPPVGCAFHTRCPHVHDRCKQERPDLVEYKPEHFVACHLYTEKSE, encoded by the coding sequence ATGAAGGATGTACTAATAGAAGCTAAAGACATACAGATGTACTTTCCGATTAAACAAGGTGTCATAAAACGTACCGTTGGACATATAAAGGCAGTAGATGGAATTTCTTTAAAAATATATGAAGGTGAATCTCTCGGTATTGTTGGAGAGTCAGGTTCAGGAAAATCAACATTAGGAAGAATCCTTTTACAGCTTCAAAACCAAACTCACGGTGATGTTTTTTACAAAGGAGAGAAAATTTCTGGTATCTCAAATCGAAAATTAAGACCGTTTCGTCGAGATATGCAAATGGTGTTCCAAGATCCATACGCTTCGCTAAACCCAAGAATGAGCATAGGTGAATTAATAGAAGAACCTCTTTTGGTTCATAAAACAGTAACGACGAAAGCGGAGCGAAAGAAAAGAGCAGAAGAATTACTGGAAACTGTTGGACTTCCAAAGCAGTCATACGATAAATACCCACATGAATTTTCAGGGGGACAAAGGCAACGTATTGGAATTGCAAGAGCGTTAAGTACAAAACCTAGCCTCATTATAGGGGATGAACCTGTTTCTGCTTTAGATGTATCCATTCAATCACAAGTATTAAATTTAATGAAAGACTTACAAGATGAATTTAAGCTTACATACATATTTATCGCCCATGATTTAAGTGTCGTAAAGCATATTAGTACTAGAGTGGCCGTTATGTATTTAGGTCGTATTGTTGAAGTGGCCACGAAAAAAGATCTGTATGAGGGGAAGTTGCATCCGTACACTGAGGCATTAATTTCAGCTGTACCTTCCACTGACGTCACGCAAAAGAAGGAAAAAATTACGTTGACAGGTGAACTGCCAAGTCCTGCAAACCCGCCAGTAGGCTGTGCGTTTCATACGAGATGTCCGCACGTACATGATCGATGCAAACAAGAAAGACCTGATTTAGTTGAGTACAAGCCAGAACACTTTGTTGCTTGTCACTTATATACAGAAAAAAGCGAATAA
- a CDS encoding ABC transporter ATP-binding protein, which produces MGKPLLELKNVKTYFQVNKHRLVKAVDDVSFHIDQNEVVALVGESGSGKSMTSMSIMGLVDTPGKVTGTITLNGTDLNTLSAKKLDKFRGKDIAMIFQEPMTSLNPVFSVGNQIIETIGKHTNVSKNQARERAIELLKLVGFSRAEESLTEFPHQLSGGMRQRVMIAMAMSCNPKLLIADEPTTALDVTIQQQILDLMIKVKNEFQSSILLITHDLGVVAETADRVLVMYGGQIVEEAPAYELFTNPSHPYTQGLLKSMPNLEDDKERLEAIRGMVPPAHQFPSGCRFASRCDYATDVCADVLPELVKTEGARKVRCLMYKEGSLTPNEQRLQEREVHS; this is translated from the coding sequence ATGGGAAAGCCGTTACTAGAGCTGAAGAATGTTAAAACCTATTTTCAAGTAAACAAGCATCGTCTCGTTAAAGCTGTAGATGACGTTAGTTTCCACATTGACCAGAATGAAGTTGTCGCCTTAGTAGGAGAATCGGGTAGTGGAAAAAGTATGACGTCCATGTCTATTATGGGTTTAGTCGATACACCAGGAAAAGTGACTGGCACTATTACGTTAAACGGAACTGACTTAAATACATTGTCTGCCAAAAAACTAGACAAGTTCCGCGGGAAAGACATTGCGATGATTTTCCAAGAACCAATGACATCTTTAAACCCTGTGTTTTCAGTAGGAAATCAGATTATTGAGACAATCGGGAAGCATACGAATGTATCGAAAAATCAGGCGAGAGAGCGTGCAATCGAGCTATTAAAGCTTGTTGGTTTTAGTAGAGCAGAAGAAAGCTTAACTGAATTCCCACATCAACTTTCTGGAGGGATGAGACAGCGTGTCATGATTGCCATGGCTATGTCTTGTAATCCGAAGCTTTTAATTGCAGACGAGCCTACAACTGCTTTAGATGTAACCATTCAACAGCAAATCTTAGACCTAATGATTAAAGTGAAAAATGAGTTTCAATCTTCTATTTTATTAATTACTCATGATCTAGGAGTCGTAGCGGAAACAGCTGACCGGGTACTTGTGATGTATGGGGGGCAAATTGTGGAAGAGGCTCCTGCTTATGAATTGTTTACAAACCCAAGTCACCCGTATACTCAAGGTTTGTTAAAAAGTATGCCGAATTTAGAGGATGATAAGGAACGTCTAGAGGCGATAAGAGGAATGGTACCACCAGCGCACCAATTCCCTTCTGGCTGTCGATTCGCATCAAGATGCGATTATGCAACCGATGTTTGTGCCGACGTATTGCCGGAATTAGTTAAGACTGAGGGGGCGCGTAAAGTTCGATGTCTTATGTATAAAGAAGGCTCTTTAACACCTAACGAGCAACGTCTTCAAGAGAGAGAGGTTCATTCATGA
- the lpdA gene encoding dihydrolipoyl dehydrogenase: MVVGDFAQEVDTLVIGSGPGGYVAAIRAAQLGQKVTIVEKDSMGGACLNVGCIPSKALIQAGHRAHQAKSSEDMGIVAENVTVNFDKVQEWKGSVVKKLTGGVEGLLKGNKVEIIRGEAYFSGEDSVKIMDEKNSSTYKFKNCIIATGSRPIEIPSFKYTDRVINSTGALALKEVPKKMVVIGGGYIGIELTGAYANLGTEITVLEGSKQILPGFEKQMAKLVEKKLKANHVTFHTEAMAKGVEETNKGVKVTAEVKGEETVIEADYVLVTVGRTPNTDELGLEGIGVEMTDRGLVKIDKQCRTNVKNIYAIGDIVPGPALAHKASYEAKIAAEAISGEASEIDYLAIPAVCFSEPELATVGYTEAEAKEAGYDAKASKFPFAANGRALSLNDTDGFMKLVTRKEDGLVIGAQIAGPNASDMIAEVGLAIEAGMTAEDIALTIHAHPSLGEITMETAEVALGTPIHTM, translated from the coding sequence ATGGTTGTAGGAGATTTCGCACAAGAAGTAGATACGCTCGTAATTGGTTCTGGTCCAGGAGGCTACGTTGCAGCTATTCGCGCAGCGCAACTTGGACAGAAAGTAACTATTGTAGAAAAAGATAGCATGGGTGGCGCTTGTTTAAACGTTGGATGTATTCCTTCAAAAGCATTAATTCAAGCAGGTCATCGTGCACACCAAGCAAAATCTTCTGAAGACATGGGAATTGTTGCTGAAAATGTAACAGTTAACTTCGACAAAGTCCAAGAGTGGAAAGGTTCTGTTGTTAAGAAATTAACAGGAGGCGTTGAAGGACTTTTAAAAGGAAATAAAGTGGAAATTATTCGTGGGGAAGCATATTTCTCTGGAGAAGATTCCGTTAAAATTATGGACGAAAAGAACTCAAGCACATACAAGTTCAAGAACTGTATTATCGCGACAGGTTCACGTCCAATTGAAATTCCATCATTTAAGTACACAGATCGTGTGATCAATTCAACAGGTGCTCTTGCACTAAAAGAAGTACCAAAGAAAATGGTTGTTATTGGTGGCGGTTATATCGGTATTGAGCTAACAGGTGCATATGCTAACCTTGGTACTGAAATCACTGTACTTGAAGGATCGAAACAAATTTTGCCTGGTTTCGAGAAACAAATGGCGAAACTTGTTGAAAAGAAATTAAAAGCTAATCATGTTACATTCCACACTGAAGCAATGGCTAAAGGTGTGGAAGAAACAAATAAAGGTGTTAAAGTAACAGCAGAAGTAAAAGGTGAAGAAACGGTTATTGAAGCGGATTATGTACTTGTTACAGTTGGTCGTACACCTAATACAGACGAACTGGGCCTTGAAGGTATTGGCGTTGAAATGACTGATCGTGGACTTGTTAAGATTGATAAGCAATGTCGTACAAATGTGAAAAACATTTATGCGATCGGTGATATTGTTCCTGGTCCAGCGCTTGCACATAAAGCATCTTATGAAGCGAAAATTGCTGCAGAAGCGATTAGTGGCGAAGCGTCTGAAATTGATTACCTTGCTATTCCAGCGGTATGTTTCTCTGAGCCAGAGCTTGCAACAGTTGGTTATACAGAAGCGGAAGCAAAAGAAGCTGGTTACGATGCAAAAGCGTCGAAATTCCCATTTGCAGCAAATGGACGTGCTCTGTCTCTTAATGACACAGATGGCTTCATGAAGCTTGTTACGCGTAAAGAAGATGGCTTAGTAATTGGTGCTCAAATTGCTGGCCCGAATGCTTCAGATATGATTGCTGAAGTAGGTCTTGCGATTGAAGCTGGTATGACTGCAGAAGATATTGCTCTTACCATCCATGCTCACCCTTCTCTTGGAGAGATTACGATGGAAACAGCGGAAGTAGCGCTTGGAACACCGATTCACACAATGTAA
- a CDS encoding alpha-ketoacid dehydrogenase subunit beta, with amino-acid sequence MGNWTMAQAITDAMRNELNKNEDVLVFGEDVGQNGGVFRVTEGLQKEFGEDRVFDTPLAESGIGGLAIGLALTGHRPVMEIQFFGFVFEVFDSIAGQMSRWRYRSGNKQTMPVTVRSPFGGGVKTPEMHADSLEGLMAQTPGLKVVIPSNPYDAKGLLISAIRDNDPVVFLEHMKLYRSFRQDVPEEEYTIELGKADIKREGKDITIIAYGAMVQASMKAAEELAEEGVEAEVIDLMTVSPFDVETVIASVEKTNRAIVVQEAQKQAGIASQIVAEITERAILSLEAPVLRVTSPDTVYPFAAVEDAWLPNPAIIVEKAKEVINF; translated from the coding sequence ATGGGTAATTGGACAATGGCACAAGCGATTACGGATGCCATGCGTAATGAGCTTAACAAAAATGAAGATGTACTCGTTTTTGGTGAAGATGTCGGTCAAAACGGCGGCGTTTTCCGTGTAACAGAAGGTTTACAAAAAGAATTTGGTGAAGATCGTGTGTTTGATACACCATTAGCAGAGTCTGGTATTGGTGGACTAGCAATTGGTCTTGCACTTACTGGACACCGTCCGGTTATGGAAATTCAATTCTTTGGATTCGTATTCGAAGTATTTGATTCTATTGCTGGTCAAATGTCTCGTTGGCGCTACCGTTCAGGTAACAAGCAAACAATGCCAGTTACTGTACGTTCACCATTTGGTGGAGGCGTAAAAACACCTGAAATGCACGCTGATTCTTTAGAAGGATTAATGGCGCAAACTCCAGGTCTTAAAGTGGTTATTCCTTCTAATCCATACGATGCAAAAGGGTTATTAATCTCAGCGATTCGTGATAACGATCCTGTTGTATTCCTTGAGCACATGAAATTGTATCGTTCGTTCCGTCAAGATGTACCGGAAGAAGAATACACGATTGAGCTTGGAAAAGCAGATATTAAGCGTGAAGGAAAAGATATTACCATCATCGCTTATGGAGCAATGGTACAAGCTTCAATGAAAGCAGCAGAGGAACTTGCTGAAGAAGGCGTTGAAGCAGAAGTAATTGACTTAATGACAGTTAGCCCGTTTGATGTGGAAACCGTCATTGCGTCTGTTGAAAAAACGAATCGTGCAATTGTTGTACAAGAAGCACAAAAACAAGCGGGAATCGCTTCTCAAATTGTTGCTGAAATTACAGAGCGTGCGATCCTTTCTTTAGAAGCACCTGTTCTTCGTGTAACATCACCTGATACGGTTTATCCATTCGCAGCGGTTGAAGATGCTTGGTTACCAAACCCAGCCATTATCGTAGAAAAAGCAAAAGAAGTAATAAACTTCTAA
- the def gene encoding peptide deformylase, whose product MITMKDVVREGHPVLRKVAEPVETPLSHEDKETLLSMLEFLKNSQDPETAETYDLRPGVGLAAPQIGISKRLFAVHATDENDKLYSLGIANPKVVSHSVEQNQLDSGEGCLSVDREVEGVVPRHARLTVKGIDHNNEEVTLRLRGYIAIVFQHELDHLDGVMFYDRIEGLEDKFKQPLPGFAL is encoded by the coding sequence ATGATCACAATGAAAGACGTGGTTCGTGAGGGACATCCTGTGTTAAGGAAAGTGGCAGAGCCTGTAGAAACCCCATTAAGTCATGAAGATAAAGAGACATTACTTTCCATGCTTGAGTTTTTAAAAAATAGTCAAGACCCGGAAACCGCCGAAACGTACGATTTACGACCTGGTGTTGGCCTTGCGGCTCCACAAATCGGTATTTCAAAACGATTATTTGCTGTCCATGCGACAGACGAAAACGACAAGCTCTATAGCCTTGGAATCGCCAACCCTAAAGTAGTTAGCCATTCTGTTGAACAAAATCAATTAGATAGTGGTGAAGGGTGCCTTTCTGTTGACCGTGAAGTAGAAGGGGTTGTTCCAAGACATGCTCGATTAACCGTAAAAGGAATCGATCACAATAATGAAGAGGTCACATTACGATTACGTGGCTATATTGCTATCGTGTTTCAACATGAGCTTGATCACTTAGATGGGGTCATGTTCTATGATCGAATTGAAGGGCTTGAAGATAAATTTAAGCAGCCGCTTCCTGGCTTTGCTCTTTAA
- a CDS encoding YkyA family protein: MSKRFIATVAFSSLFLVACGQTATESIHSSLEEAAEIENEGFDEQQQPMMDAEEHEAELYSQIVDLDMDAYDEIVRLADEAIASVGERRELLSNEQESIEEGYNVFENAVADFSELEDENLVDLANDVQEAMDNRYASYQDLHTIYEESLDLDEQLYEMLKDEELDAETLTAHIEETNQKYEERREATEQFNEYTTAYNDAKRAFYEASDLEVRFE; the protein is encoded by the coding sequence TTGTCGAAAAGGTTTATAGCCACCGTGGCGTTTTCAAGCTTGTTTTTAGTAGCTTGTGGACAAACAGCAACCGAGTCGATTCATAGTTCATTAGAAGAGGCCGCTGAAATAGAAAATGAAGGATTTGATGAGCAACAGCAACCGATGATGGATGCGGAAGAACATGAAGCTGAGCTCTATTCTCAAATTGTTGATTTGGACATGGATGCTTACGATGAAATTGTTCGCTTAGCAGATGAAGCCATTGCATCTGTAGGAGAGAGACGAGAATTACTTTCTAATGAACAAGAGAGCATTGAAGAAGGATACAATGTGTTTGAAAATGCTGTAGCTGATTTTTCGGAGCTTGAAGATGAAAACTTAGTTGACTTAGCGAACGACGTACAAGAAGCGATGGATAATCGTTATGCCAGTTATCAAGACCTACATACTATTTACGAAGAATCGTTAGACTTGGATGAACAATTATATGAAATGTTAAAAGACGAAGAGTTAGACGCAGAAACATTAACAGCTCATATTGAAGAAACGAATCAAAAATACGAAGAGCGTCGTGAAGCAACAGAGCAGTTTAATGAATATACAACAGCTTATAATGATGCAAAGCGAGCTTTTTATGAAGCATCTGATTTAGAAGTACGGTTTGAATAA